One window from the genome of Nocardioides panaciterrulae encodes:
- a CDS encoding cytidine deaminase, translating into MTAASELSAEDRKLVTLARATRARTGAAEGAAVRDGDGRTYAAATVDLPSLKVSAVGVCIAMAVASGSRALEAVVVLTEAEGLPDADRAALADFAGGGVVVHVGDPRGALRATSRT; encoded by the coding sequence GTGACCGCAGCGAGTGAGCTGTCCGCCGAGGACCGGAAGCTGGTCACCCTGGCCCGCGCCACCCGGGCCCGCACCGGCGCCGCCGAGGGGGCCGCCGTCCGGGACGGCGACGGCCGGACCTACGCCGCCGCCACCGTCGACCTGCCCTCGCTGAAGGTCTCCGCGGTGGGGGTGTGCATCGCCATGGCGGTGGCCTCCGGGTCGCGCGCCCTCGAGGCCGTGGTCGTGCTGACCGAGGCCGAGGGGCTGCCCGACGCCGACCGCGCCGCCCTCGCGGACTTCGCCGGCGGCGGGGTGGTCGTGCACGTCGGTGACCCGCGCGGGGCGCTCCGCGCGACCTCGCGGACCTGA
- the hrcA gene encoding heat-inducible transcriptional repressor HrcA: MQEERRLAVLRAIVEDYVATEEPVGSRALVERHRLGVSPATVRNDMAALEEEGFITQPHTSAGRVPTDKGYRLFVDRLSTVKPMTPAERRAIASFLDGAVDLDDVVSRSVRLLSQLTRQVAIVQYPTLSRSTVRHVELVALTPSRLLVVLILSTGRVEQRLVELEAPLTDDDLADLRSLVNRAATGEVIAEAAAALRRAVPPVDGAATAAVVEALVEAMSDHRSDERVAVGGAANLARYGDSFDSAVRPLLEALEEHVVLLKLLGEATVGGTVTVRIGHEGPYQELASTSVVATGYGPRDEALATLGIVGPTRMDYPGTMGAVRAVARYVSRFLDEG, encoded by the coding sequence ATGCAGGAGGAGCGCAGGCTCGCCGTGCTCCGCGCGATCGTCGAGGACTACGTCGCCACCGAGGAGCCGGTCGGCTCCCGGGCCCTGGTCGAGCGGCACCGTCTCGGCGTCTCGCCGGCGACGGTGCGCAACGACATGGCGGCGCTGGAGGAGGAGGGGTTCATCACCCAGCCGCACACCAGCGCCGGCCGGGTGCCCACCGACAAGGGCTACCGCCTCTTCGTCGACCGGCTGAGCACGGTGAAGCCGATGACCCCGGCCGAGCGGCGGGCGATCGCGAGCTTCCTCGACGGCGCGGTCGACCTCGACGACGTGGTGAGCCGTTCGGTGCGGCTGCTCTCGCAGCTGACCCGTCAGGTCGCCATCGTGCAGTACCCGACCCTCTCGCGGTCCACGGTCCGCCATGTCGAGCTCGTCGCGCTCACCCCGAGCCGCCTGCTCGTCGTGCTGATCCTCAGCACCGGCCGGGTCGAGCAGCGACTGGTCGAGCTCGAGGCGCCGTTGACCGACGACGACCTCGCCGACCTGCGCAGCCTGGTCAACCGGGCCGCGACCGGCGAGGTGATCGCCGAGGCGGCCGCCGCGCTGCGCCGGGCGGTGCCGCCGGTCGACGGGGCCGCCACCGCGGCCGTGGTCGAGGCGCTGGTCGAGGCGATGTCCGACCACCGCTCCGACGAGCGGGTGGCGGTCGGCGGGGCCGCCAACCTGGCCAGGTACGGCGACAGCTTCGACTCCGCCGTACGCCCGCTGCTCGAGGCCCTCGAGGAGCACGTCGTGCTGCTCAAGCTGCTCGGCGAGGCCACCGTCGGCGGGACCGTCACCGTCCGCATCGGCCACGAGGGCCCGTATCAGGAGCTGGCCTCCACCAGCGTCGTCGCCACCGGCTACGGACCGCGCGACGAGGCGCTGGCCACGCTCGGGATCGTCGGTCCCACCCGCATGGACTACCCGGGCACGATGGGGGCGGTGCGCGCGGTGGCGCGCTACGTCTCGCGCTTCCTCGACGAGGGCTGA
- a CDS encoding histidine triad nucleotide-binding protein, whose protein sequence is MAAAPDCLFCRIVAGDLPAEVVHTTDRAVAFRDINAQAPTHVLVVPRAHYANAAELAHADPESAAELVRVAAEVATTEGHDDYRLVFNTGEGVGQTVFHAHLHLLAGRSMTWPPG, encoded by the coding sequence ATGGCTGCCGCACCCGACTGCCTGTTCTGCAGGATCGTCGCGGGCGACCTGCCCGCCGAGGTCGTGCACACCACCGACCGAGCGGTCGCGTTCCGCGACATCAACGCCCAGGCCCCCACCCACGTGCTCGTGGTGCCGCGCGCGCACTACGCCAACGCCGCGGAGCTGGCGCACGCCGACCCCGAGTCGGCCGCCGAGCTGGTCCGGGTGGCCGCCGAGGTCGCCACGACCGAGGGTCACGACGACTACCGGCTGGTCTTCAACACCGGGGAGGGCGTCGGGCAGACGGTGTTCCACGCCCACCTGCACCTGCTGGCCGGCCGATCGATGACCTGGCCGCCGGGCTGA
- a CDS encoding DUF3097 family protein, with the protein MTSRDRYGSDVLATDWRAPKRGRAVETPAEIGAVVEEVTTDWVGEIVEVDRDLHTVTLEDRRNKRRTFPLGAGFLLEGKPVILTAPVRAAAPARPTRTASGSVAVHGAKARVARASRIFVEGRHDAELVERVWGDDLRIEGVVVEYLGGVDDLADHLRDFKPGPQRRVGVLVDHLVRGSKESRIAQNIAKSPIGKDVLIVGHPFIDIWQAVKPQRLGFARWPDVPRNIDWKTGTCQQLGWPHRNQADIARAWKHILGGVRSYADLDPALLGRVEELIDFVTA; encoded by the coding sequence GTGACTTCTCGCGACCGCTACGGCTCCGACGTCCTCGCCACCGACTGGCGCGCGCCCAAGCGCGGCCGCGCCGTCGAGACCCCGGCCGAGATCGGGGCCGTGGTGGAGGAGGTGACCACGGACTGGGTCGGCGAGATCGTCGAAGTGGACCGCGACCTGCACACGGTGACGCTCGAGGACCGGCGCAACAAGCGGCGCACCTTCCCGCTCGGTGCCGGCTTCCTGCTCGAGGGGAAGCCGGTGATCCTGACCGCCCCGGTGCGCGCGGCCGCGCCCGCGAGGCCGACGCGCACCGCGTCCGGGTCGGTCGCCGTCCACGGCGCCAAGGCACGGGTCGCCCGGGCCAGCCGGATCTTCGTCGAGGGCCGGCACGACGCGGAGCTGGTCGAGAGGGTGTGGGGTGACGACCTGCGCATCGAGGGCGTGGTCGTGGAGTATCTCGGCGGGGTCGACGACCTCGCCGACCACCTGCGCGACTTCAAGCCGGGCCCGCAGCGCCGGGTGGGCGTGCTGGTCGACCACCTGGTCCGGGGCTCCAAGGAGAGCCGGATCGCCCAGAACATCGCGAAGTCCCCGATCGGCAAGGACGTGCTGATCGTGGGGCACCCGTTCATCGACATCTGGCAGGCGGTCAAGCCCCAGCGGCTCGGCTTCGCGCGGTGGCCCGACGTGCCCCGCAACATCGACTGGAAGACCGGCACCTGCCAGCAGCTCGGCTGGCCGCACCGCAACCAGGCCGACATCGCCCGGGCGTGGAAGCACATCCTCGGCGGGGTCCGCTCCTACGCCGACCTGGACCCGGCGCTGCTCGGCCGGGTCGAGGAGCTGATCGACTTCGTCACCGCCTGA
- a CDS encoding Gmad2 immunoglobulin-like domain-containing protein has translation MSDRPRTEPADDEPPGDRVRLSDLLDDAVSDVEPRDALDSIRNRTKVTPMPARRPWSYAVGGAVVAVAAVVVAIAVAGDQLGLTGGDQQPAPAAATHHRHRTAPATTDPTPAAEETTAESASPAASPAATAAVATYLAGDTPSGPRLFREFTSVRADGDLPTEAVNAALARTSGPHDPDYSSLWPDNASTQQVSLDGDAITVDLVGENAIMDRPDAMTDAEARLALQQVVYTAQAALQTRAPVRFLVNEQPADRVLGVDTGQPVAGGDPLEVLSLISISDPAEGATVHGTLTATGVASSFEANVPWQIRQGDQVVKKGFTTAEGWMDKLYPWKAEIDVSDLAPGEYTFVAMTDDPSAGEGNGPYVDTRTITVR, from the coding sequence GTGAGCGACCGACCCCGCACCGAGCCCGCCGACGACGAGCCACCGGGCGACCGGGTCCGGCTGTCCGACCTGCTGGACGACGCCGTCTCCGACGTCGAGCCGCGCGACGCGCTCGACTCCATCCGCAACCGAACGAAGGTGACCCCCATGCCCGCACGTCGTCCCTGGAGCTACGCCGTCGGTGGTGCCGTCGTCGCCGTGGCCGCGGTGGTGGTCGCGATCGCCGTCGCCGGCGACCAGCTCGGCCTGACCGGCGGCGACCAGCAGCCCGCCCCCGCGGCCGCCACCCACCACCGCCACCGCACCGCCCCGGCCACCACGGACCCGACGCCGGCCGCCGAGGAGACCACCGCGGAGTCCGCCTCCCCCGCGGCCTCACCCGCGGCGACGGCGGCCGTCGCGACCTACCTCGCCGGGGACACGCCCTCGGGGCCGCGACTCTTCCGGGAGTTCACGTCGGTCCGCGCCGACGGTGACCTGCCCACCGAGGCCGTGAACGCCGCCCTGGCCCGGACCTCGGGCCCGCACGACCCGGACTACTCCTCGTTGTGGCCCGACAACGCCTCCACCCAGCAGGTGAGCCTCGACGGTGACGCGATCACGGTCGACCTGGTGGGCGAGAACGCGATCATGGACCGGCCCGACGCGATGACCGACGCCGAGGCCCGGCTGGCCCTGCAGCAGGTCGTCTACACCGCGCAGGCCGCCCTGCAGACGCGCGCCCCCGTGCGGTTCCTCGTCAACGAGCAGCCGGCCGACCGGGTGCTGGGCGTGGACACCGGCCAGCCGGTCGCCGGGGGCGACCCGCTCGAGGTGCTGTCGCTGATCAGCATCAGCGATCCGGCCGAGGGGGCCACCGTGCACGGGACCCTCACCGCCACCGGGGTGGCCAGCTCGTTCGAGGCCAACGTGCCGTGGCAGATCCGGCAGGGCGACCAGGTCGTGAAGAAGGGGTTCACCACCGCCGAGGGCTGGATGGACAAGCTCTACCCGTGGAAGGCCGAGATCGACGTCAGCGACCTCGCTCCCGGCGAGTACACCTTCGTCGCGATGACCGACGACCCGTCGGCCGGCGAGGGCAACGGGCCCTACGTCGACACCCGGACGATCACGGTGCGGTAG
- a CDS encoding PhoH family protein, with protein sequence MTDTHRHDGSPAAAPTGHQAQYPTRHTVVVPNSINMVSLLGPGDEHLALIEQAFQADVHVRGNRITLYGEPGEVALAERLLDELVSIIRTGQGVTAETVERVLGMLRAETTESPADVLSLNILSNRGRSIRPKTLNQKRYVDSIDKHTITFGIGPAGTGKTYLAMAKAVQALQSKNVNRIILTRPAVEAGERLGFLPGTLSEKIDPYLRPLYDALHDMIDPETIPKLLAAGTIEVAPLAYMRGRTLNDSFIILDEAQNTSPEQMKMFLTRLGFGSKIVVTGDVTQVDLPSGTKSGLRIIQGILDDIEDISFNLLTSNDVVRHRLVGRIVAAYDEFDARPAPRPARPARAEGEA encoded by the coding sequence ATGACTGACACGCACCGACACGACGGCAGCCCCGCGGCGGCGCCGACCGGGCACCAGGCCCAGTACCCCACCCGGCACACCGTCGTCGTTCCCAACAGCATCAACATGGTCAGCCTTCTCGGACCCGGCGATGAGCACCTCGCGCTGATCGAGCAGGCGTTCCAGGCCGACGTCCACGTGCGTGGCAACCGGATCACGCTGTACGGCGAGCCGGGGGAGGTCGCGCTGGCCGAACGGCTCCTCGACGAGCTGGTCTCGATCATCCGCACCGGCCAGGGGGTGACCGCCGAGACGGTGGAGCGGGTGCTCGGCATGCTCCGTGCCGAGACGACCGAGAGCCCCGCCGACGTGCTCTCCCTGAACATCCTCTCCAACCGCGGGCGTTCGATCCGGCCGAAGACGCTGAACCAGAAGCGCTACGTCGACTCGATCGACAAGCACACGATCACCTTCGGCATCGGGCCCGCGGGCACCGGCAAGACCTACCTGGCGATGGCCAAGGCGGTCCAGGCCCTGCAGTCCAAGAACGTCAACCGGATCATCCTGACGCGGCCCGCGGTCGAGGCGGGGGAGCGGCTCGGGTTCCTGCCCGGCACGCTGTCGGAGAAGATCGACCCCTACCTGCGCCCGCTCTACGACGCGCTGCACGACATGATCGACCCGGAGACGATCCCGAAGCTGCTCGCGGCCGGGACGATCGAGGTGGCGCCGCTGGCCTACATGCGCGGGCGCACGCTCAACGACTCCTTCATCATCCTCGACGAGGCCCAGAACACCTCGCCGGAGCAGATGAAGATGTTCCTGACCCGGCTGGGGTTCGGCTCGAAGATCGTGGTCACCGGTGACGTCACCCAGGTCGACCTGCCCTCGGGCACCAAGTCGGGGCTGCGGATCATCCAGGGCATCCTCGACGACATCGAGGACATCTCGTTCAACCTGCTCACCAGCAACGACGTGGTCCGCCACCGGCTGGTCGGGCGGATCGTGGCGGCGTACGACGAGTTCGACGCCCGGCCCGCGCCCCGGCCGGCCCGCCCCGCCCGCGCGGAGGGGGAGGCATGA
- a CDS encoding CNNM domain-containing protein codes for MSSGDAWLLLVAAALVLLAGAFSGADAALGSFSRARAEELLDESRPGARRLVALLDDPPRYLNTALFLRLLCETSAIVLVTLEVNDAYAGSWWPTVVTAIAVMLLVSFVAIGVAPRTLGRQHAERTALLTAGPLTVVTRILGPLPALLIMVGNAITPGKGFREGPFSTETELRELVDLAEASAVIESGERRMIHSVFELGDTSAREVMVPRNDVVYIERHKNLRQTMSLFLRSGFSRVPVIGENLDDVVGMAYLKDIVRRDFEAPDVEFTQRIDGVMRPAHFVPDSKPVDALLSEMQAMRQHIAVVVDEYGGTAGLVTIEDILEEIVGEITDEYDSDEVTVEVLAPGEARVSSRYPVDDLEELFGFEVEEDDVDSVGGLMAKHLGRVPIPGSSVVAHGLRFEAEGVVGRRNKIETVLISQVQPAPADGHGTEEEEHRDRSE; via the coding sequence GTGAGCAGCGGTGATGCCTGGCTGCTCCTCGTAGCAGCCGCCCTCGTCCTGCTCGCCGGCGCCTTCTCCGGCGCCGACGCCGCCCTCGGCTCGTTCTCCCGCGCCCGCGCCGAGGAGCTGCTCGACGAGTCCCGCCCGGGCGCGCGCCGGCTGGTGGCGCTGCTCGACGACCCGCCGCGCTACCTCAACACCGCGCTGTTCCTGCGCCTGCTCTGCGAGACCTCCGCGATCGTGCTGGTCACCCTCGAGGTCAACGACGCGTACGCCGGGTCCTGGTGGCCCACCGTGGTCACCGCGATCGCGGTGATGCTGCTGGTGTCGTTCGTGGCGATCGGCGTGGCGCCGCGCACCCTGGGCCGGCAGCACGCCGAGCGGACGGCGCTGCTCACCGCCGGGCCGCTGACCGTGGTCACCCGCATCCTCGGCCCGCTGCCGGCGCTGCTGATCATGGTCGGCAACGCGATCACCCCGGGCAAGGGCTTCCGCGAGGGCCCGTTCTCGACCGAGACCGAGCTGCGCGAGCTGGTCGACCTGGCCGAGGCCTCCGCGGTCATCGAGTCCGGCGAGCGCAGGATGATCCACTCGGTCTTCGAGCTCGGCGACACCAGCGCGCGGGAGGTGATGGTCCCGCGCAACGACGTCGTCTACATCGAGCGGCACAAGAACCTGCGCCAGACGATGTCGCTGTTCCTGCGCAGCGGCTTCTCCCGGGTGCCGGTCATCGGGGAGAACCTCGACGACGTGGTCGGCATGGCCTACCTCAAGGACATCGTGCGCCGCGACTTCGAGGCGCCCGACGTCGAGTTCACTCAGCGCATCGACGGGGTGATGCGTCCCGCGCACTTCGTGCCCGACTCCAAGCCCGTCGACGCGCTGCTCTCGGAGATGCAGGCGATGCGCCAGCACATCGCGGTGGTCGTCGACGAGTACGGCGGCACCGCCGGCCTGGTCACCATCGAGGACATCCTCGAGGAGATCGTCGGGGAGATCACCGACGAGTACGACAGCGACGAGGTCACGGTCGAGGTGCTGGCCCCCGGCGAGGCGCGGGTCTCCTCGAGGTACCCCGTCGACGACCTCGAGGAGCTGTTCGGCTTCGAGGTCGAGGAGGACGACGTGGACAGCGTCGGTGGGCTGATGGCCAAGCACCTGGGCCGGGTGCCGATCCCCGGCTCGTCGGTCGTCGCGCACGGGCTGAGGTTCGAGGCCGAGGGCGTCGTGGGACGCCGCAACAAGATCGAGACCGTGCTGATCAGCCAGGTGCAGCCCGCGCCGGCCGACGGGCACGGCACCGAGGAGGAGGAGCACCGTGACCGCAGCGAGTGA
- a CDS encoding SigE family RNA polymerase sigma factor produces the protein MSPSPGSRALDAVAARWTADEALEQLYAAHWRRLVRLSVLLVHDLPTAEEVVQDAFVAVHGHWSRLRDPDRALAYLRQAVVNGSRSALRHRVVVAKHAVRRTAPATVPGADEAAVAGTRRAAVLEALRDLPQRQREVVTLRYYLDLSEAEISTALGISRGAVKSHASRGLASLRAVLHDHWEERP, from the coding sequence ATGAGCCCGTCGCCGGGCTCCCGCGCCCTAGACGCGGTCGCCGCGCGCTGGACCGCCGACGAGGCGCTCGAGCAGCTCTACGCCGCGCACTGGCGCCGGCTGGTCCGCCTCTCGGTGCTGCTGGTGCACGACCTGCCCACCGCCGAGGAGGTCGTGCAGGACGCGTTCGTCGCGGTCCACGGGCACTGGTCGCGGCTGCGTGACCCCGACCGGGCCCTGGCCTACCTGCGCCAGGCGGTGGTGAACGGCTCCCGCTCGGCGCTGCGGCACCGGGTCGTGGTCGCGAAGCACGCCGTACGCCGGACCGCGCCGGCCACCGTGCCCGGGGCCGACGAGGCCGCCGTGGCCGGCACCCGGCGCGCGGCGGTGCTCGAGGCGCTGCGCGACCTGCCGCAGCGGCAGCGCGAGGTGGTCACCCTGCGCTACTACCTCGACCTGTCCGAGGCCGAGATCTCCACCGCCCTGGGGATCAGCCGCGGGGCCGTCAAGAGCCACGCCTCGCGTGGCCTGGCGTCCCTGCGCGCCGTGCTCCACGACCACTGGGAGGAACGGCCGTGA
- a CDS encoding 16S rRNA (uracil(1498)-N(3))-methyltransferase, which yields MSLPVHAVPSLDGAATGSVVEVAGDEAHHAVAVRRLRVGERVVLTDGAGRSVTGAVTTTGKRVFTVEVAEVADVPAPEPELVVVQALPKGDRGELAVEVLTEVGVARIVPWAAARSVAVWKGERAVKSQAKWAGTAREAAKQSRRSWFPEVSPLATTADVSALAGAADLAVVLHEDASEPLAAVEVPPHGRIVVVVGPEGGLTDEEVASFLAAGARSVRLGAEVLRTSTAGVAACAVLLARTPRWR from the coding sequence ATGTCGCTGCCGGTCCACGCCGTGCCGTCCCTGGACGGCGCCGCCACCGGGTCGGTGGTGGAGGTCGCCGGCGACGAGGCCCACCACGCGGTCGCCGTACGCCGGCTGCGCGTGGGCGAGCGGGTGGTGCTGACCGACGGCGCCGGCCGGTCGGTGACCGGCGCGGTCACCACCACCGGCAAGCGGGTCTTCACGGTCGAGGTCGCCGAGGTCGCCGACGTCCCCGCGCCGGAGCCCGAGCTGGTGGTGGTGCAGGCGCTGCCCAAGGGCGACCGGGGCGAGCTGGCCGTCGAGGTGCTGACCGAGGTGGGGGTCGCCCGGATCGTGCCGTGGGCGGCCGCCCGGTCGGTGGCGGTGTGGAAGGGCGAGCGCGCCGTGAAGTCGCAGGCGAAGTGGGCCGGCACCGCCCGCGAGGCCGCCAAGCAGTCCCGCCGCTCCTGGTTCCCGGAGGTCTCGCCGCTGGCGACGACCGCCGACGTGTCGGCCCTGGCTGGCGCGGCCGACCTCGCGGTGGTGCTGCACGAGGACGCCAGCGAGCCGCTCGCCGCGGTGGAGGTCCCGCCGCACGGCCGGATCGTGGTCGTCGTGGGTCCCGAGGGCGGGCTCACCGACGAGGAGGTGGCCTCGTTCCTCGCCGCCGGCGCCCGCTCGGTGCGGCTCGGCGCGGAGGTGCTGCGCACCTCCACCGCCGGCGTCGCCGCCTGCGCTGTGCTGCTCGCGCGCACCCCCCGCTGGCGCTGA
- the dnaJ gene encoding molecular chaperone DnaJ produces the protein MSQDLYDLLGVDRDADADAIKKAYRRLARQLHPDVNPDPETQERFKEVSHAYEVLSDPQKRAAYDRGGDPFGGMGGAGFGQGAGFSFTDIMDAFFGGAAGGAAAGRGPRPRTRRGQDALIRLDIDLAEAAFGVTREIAVDTATLCGTCHGEGTAAGTHPAPCETCHGAGEVAHVQRSFLGEIRTLRPCAACRGYGTIIPEPCRECSGDGRVRSRRTITVKIPAGVDNGTRVQLAEQGEVGPGGGPAGDLYVEIQVARHETFTRHGSDLHCTVTVPMTAAALGTTLTLPTLEADVEQGADSGVETSFELEIRPGTQSGTEQVLRGRGVPGLRGGRGDLVVSVVVETPSRLDERQEELLRELAAIRGEEQPTGQVQAASKSFFGRLRDAFNEH, from the coding sequence TTGAGTCAGGACCTGTACGACCTGCTCGGTGTCGACCGCGACGCGGACGCCGACGCCATCAAGAAGGCCTACCGGCGACTCGCCCGGCAGCTGCACCCCGACGTCAACCCGGACCCGGAGACCCAGGAGCGGTTCAAGGAGGTCTCCCACGCCTACGAGGTGCTCTCCGACCCCCAGAAGCGCGCGGCCTACGACCGCGGCGGCGACCCGTTCGGCGGCATGGGCGGGGCCGGCTTCGGGCAGGGCGCGGGCTTCTCGTTCACCGACATCATGGACGCGTTCTTCGGCGGCGCCGCCGGCGGAGCCGCGGCCGGCCGGGGCCCTCGGCCGCGCACCAGGCGCGGCCAGGACGCGCTGATCCGGCTCGACATCGACCTGGCCGAGGCGGCCTTCGGCGTCACCCGCGAGATCGCCGTCGACACCGCGACGCTGTGCGGCACCTGCCACGGCGAGGGCACGGCGGCCGGCACCCACCCCGCGCCCTGCGAGACCTGCCATGGCGCCGGCGAGGTGGCCCACGTGCAGCGCTCGTTCCTCGGCGAGATCCGCACGCTGCGCCCCTGCGCCGCCTGTCGCGGCTACGGCACGATCATCCCCGAGCCGTGCCGGGAGTGCTCCGGCGACGGCCGGGTCCGCTCGCGGCGGACCATCACGGTCAAGATCCCGGCCGGTGTCGACAACGGCACCCGGGTCCAGCTCGCCGAGCAGGGCGAGGTCGGTCCCGGTGGCGGGCCGGCCGGCGACCTCTACGTCGAGATCCAGGTGGCCCGGCACGAGACCTTCACGCGCCACGGCAGCGACCTGCACTGCACGGTGACGGTGCCGATGACCGCGGCGGCGCTCGGCACCACCCTGACGCTGCCGACGCTCGAGGCCGACGTCGAGCAGGGCGCGGACTCCGGGGTCGAGACCAGCTTCGAGCTCGAGATCCGGCCCGGCACCCAGTCCGGCACCGAGCAGGTGCTGCGCGGGCGCGGGGTGCCCGGCCTGCGCGGCGGCCGCGGGGACCTGGTCGTCTCGGTCGTGGTCGAGACGCCCAGCCGCCTCGACGAGCGCCAGGAGGAGCTGCTGCGCGAGCTGGCCGCGATCCGTGGCGAGGAGCAGCCGACGGGGCAGGTGCAGGCCGCGAGCAAGTCGTTCTTCGGTCGCCTGCGCGACGCGTTCAACGAGCACTGA
- the ybeY gene encoding rRNA maturation RNase YbeY has protein sequence MSIEVLNESGHDLDVQRLAALSRFVMDRMRVHPQAELCIKAVDEPTIAELNEQWMEKEGPTDVLAFPMDELRPGLVDEDPEEGVLGDLVLCPDVAERQGVTAGHGKGAELELLTVHGILHLLGYDHAEPEEHKEMFGLQDELLAAWRSGATPSGEQR, from the coding sequence ATGAGCATCGAGGTGCTCAACGAGTCCGGCCACGACCTCGACGTGCAGCGGCTCGCCGCGCTGAGCCGGTTCGTGATGGACCGGATGCGCGTGCACCCGCAGGCCGAGCTGTGCATCAAGGCCGTCGACGAGCCCACCATCGCCGAGCTCAACGAGCAGTGGATGGAGAAGGAGGGGCCGACCGACGTGCTCGCGTTCCCCATGGACGAGCTGCGTCCCGGCCTGGTCGACGAGGACCCCGAGGAGGGCGTGCTCGGAGACCTGGTGCTGTGCCCCGACGTCGCCGAGCGGCAGGGCGTCACGGCCGGGCACGGCAAGGGCGCGGAGCTCGAGCTGCTGACCGTGCACGGCATCTTGCACCTGCTCGGCTACGACCACGCCGAGCCCGAGGAGCACAAGGAGATGTTCGGCCTCCAGGACGAGCTCCTGGCCGCGTGGCGCTCCGGCGCGACGCCCTCCGGTGAGCAGCGGTGA
- a CDS encoding MBL fold metallo-hydrolase: MTAHTHSHTGEGFREVADRVWVARYAWFDVNVTLVGGALGLLVVDTHGSGAAAREVLHDVRRLGAGEVVGVVNTHWHFDHTFGNATFREAYGEVPVHAHENARDELERWGERLKQRVRDHEGEDPHRDEVLATEIVLPDQTFSSARVVDLGDRAVELVHPGRGHTSGDLVLRVPDADVLLAGDLVEESAPPSMNDDAWPMDWPLTLDVVLGLTTPATVVVPGHGLPVDRDFVETQRGELGIVAETIRDLAGRGIPVEEAVQAADWPWERERLETAVRRGYEQLPRSQKRLPLV; this comes from the coding sequence ATGACCGCACACACCCACAGCCACACCGGCGAGGGCTTCCGCGAGGTGGCGGACCGGGTGTGGGTCGCCCGCTACGCCTGGTTCGACGTCAACGTCACCCTGGTCGGCGGCGCGCTCGGGCTGCTCGTGGTCGACACCCACGGGTCCGGCGCCGCGGCCCGTGAGGTCCTCCACGACGTGCGCCGGCTGGGCGCGGGCGAGGTCGTCGGCGTCGTCAACACCCACTGGCACTTCGACCACACCTTCGGCAACGCGACCTTCCGCGAGGCGTACGGCGAGGTCCCGGTGCACGCCCACGAGAACGCCCGCGACGAGCTCGAGCGGTGGGGCGAGCGGCTCAAGCAGCGGGTCCGCGACCACGAGGGTGAGGACCCGCACCGCGACGAGGTGCTCGCCACCGAGATCGTGCTGCCCGACCAGACCTTCTCCAGCGCCCGGGTCGTCGACCTGGGCGACCGTGCGGTCGAGCTCGTGCACCCCGGCCGCGGGCACACCAGCGGCGACCTGGTGCTCCGGGTCCCGGACGCCGACGTGCTGCTCGCGGGCGACCTGGTGGAGGAGTCGGCACCCCCGTCGATGAACGACGACGCGTGGCCCATGGACTGGCCGCTCACGCTCGACGTCGTGCTGGGGCTGACCACGCCCGCCACCGTGGTGGTCCCCGGGCACGGGCTGCCCGTCGACCGCGACTTCGTGGAGACGCAGCGGGGCGAGCTCGGGATCGTCGCGGAGACGATCCGCGACCTGGCCGGCCGCGGCATACCCGTCGAGGAGGCGGTGCAGGCGGCCGACTGGCCCTGGGAGCGGGAGCGGCTGGAGACCGCCGTACGACGGGGCTACGAGCAGCTGCCCCGCAGCCAGAAGCGGTTGCCGCTCGTCTGA